Within Schaalia sp. HMT-172, the genomic segment AGGCTGCTCAGCATGGGCGACCGGCTCGGGCAGGTCGATGTGGACCGGAAGCTCGGGCATCGGCGCGCTCTCCGCGACACGGCGGCGGCGACGGGGGCGCTTGGTCGCACCATCGTCCGCTGCTGCCGTCTCGGAAGCCGAAGGAGCGGCGGGTGCCGACTCCGTGGGCGACTCCTCGGCGGGGGCAGCCTCGGCGGAGTCGGCGCTCGCGCCACGCGCCTTACGCTTCTTGGTGGGCGCGCCTTCCTGCTCGCCCGAGGCCTCGTCCTCCTTGCGCGAAGAAGCGGCGGCGATCGCGCTCAGGGCTTCCTTCGCGCGCTCGTGATCCACGTTGTCCTCGACGCGGCGCGCCTCAGCCTTCTTCTGCTGCTTCTTCGAGCCCTTGCCCATCTTCGAGGAGCTGTCGCCACCGGATGTTTCGACGGGATGGTGATGCACGATGAACCCTCGGCCCTCGCACGCCTCGCAGGGGGTGGAGAAGGCTTCGACCAGGCCCTCACCCACGCGCTTGCGCGTCATCTGCACGAGGCCCAGCGAGGTGATCTCGGTGACCTGGTGGCGCGTGCGGTCACGACCCAAGCACTCCACCAGGCGACGCAGCACGAGGTCGCGGTTCGACTCGAGCACCATGTCGACGAAGTCGATGATGACAATGCCGCCGATGTCACGCAGGCGCAGCTGGCGCACGATCTCTTCGGCCGCCTCCAAGTTATTGCGGGTGACCGTCTCCTCGAGCGTGCCGCCGGCGCCGATGAACTTGCCGGTGTTGACGTCGATGACGGTCATCGCCTCGGTGCGGTCGATGATGAGGGTGCCGCCCGAAGGCAGCCAGACCTTGCGATCCATGCCCTTGGCGAGCTGCTCGTCGATGCGATGCGCATGGAAGACATCCTCCGTACCCACCCACTGCTCGACGCGATCAGAGAGCTCGGGGCTGAGCTCATCCACGTACTCCTTGACGGTCGCGTAGGTGTCGCGTCCCTCGATGACGAGCTTCGTGAAGTCCTCGTTGAAGATGTCGCGCACGACGCGCACCGCGAGCTCAGGCTCGCCGCGCAGGAGCGTCGGAGCGCTCTTCGTCGAGGTGCGCTTCTTCTCGATGTCCTCCCACTGGCGCGTCAGACGAGCGACGTCGTCGCGGATCTGTTCCTCCGAAGCGCCCTCGGCGGCCGTGCGCACGATGACGCCGGAACCGGAAGGCACGACAGCCTTGAGGATCTTCTTCAGGCGGGCACGCTCCTTGTCCGGCAGCTTGCGGGAGATGCCCATCATGGAGCCGCCGGGGATCAGGACCAGGTAGCGGCCGGCCAGGGTGATCTGCGAGGTCAGGCGCGCGCCCTTATGACCGATCGGATCCTTCGTCACCTGGACGAGGACCGGGTCACCGGACTTGAGAGCGGACTCGATGCGGCGGGGCTTGCCCTCCATACCGACGGCATCCCAGTTGACCTCGCCAGCGTAGAGCACGGCGTTGCGGCCGCGACCCACGTCAACGAACGCGGCCTCCATGGAGGGCAGGACGTTTTGTACACGGCCCAGATAGATGTTGCCGACCATCGAGGACTGCGTGCGGCGCGCGACGTAGTGCTCGACGAGCAGGCCGTCCTCAAGGATCGCGATCTGGTCGAGGCCATCCTGGTCGCGGATGACCATCGTGCGTTCGACGGACTCGCGGCGCGCCAGGAACTCGGACTCGGAGATTGAGTGGCGGCGCCGTCCCTCGCGACGCCCCTCGCGGCGACGCATCTTCTTCGCTTCGAGTCGTGTCGACCCCTTCAGGGCCTGCACCTGATCCGCAGGATCGGTGCTCTCCTCGGCAGACGAGCTGGAGGAGCGGGCGCGGCGACGGCGGCGACGACGGCTCGAGGAGTCCTCCTCGTCCGAGACCTCCGCCTCGCCGGAGTTGTTCTCTGCCTTGTCGGCACTTTCCTCGGCGGGGGCCGAGGCCTCGTCGGCCTTCTTCGAGCGGCGGCGACGGCGCGGCTTCGACTCCGCGGGCGCCTCGTCGGTTTCGGCGGCGGGAGCACTGTCCTCGGGCGCGGCGTCGTCGGCTTTCTTCGAGCGGCGGCGACGCTTGGGGGCAGCCTCTTCCTGGGGGGCGTTCGATTCCGCATCGGCGGAGGCGCGCCGACGCTTGGGCTTCGCCTCAGGTTCGTCGACGACGACCGGCGCAGCCACGTCGGGTGCAGCCTGGAAGACGGGAGCCTGGAACAGCAGCGACGCGGCGGGGGCCACGGGCGTGTGTGATTCGGTTGTCACGATTCTCCAATTAATGGGCGCGCGCCCCATGCCCGGACGCGCCCGTTTTCATCGCCCGCGAGGGGCGGAAACCTAGTGGAGCGCAGTTGCGCAGCTGCCGGCGGCAAGTCACAGAGGTTCGCTCGGCTCTCATCGCGGGGGCATGCCCGCGACATCCATTCACCCCTTATTGTCGCACATCGCCAACCTGCATCAACCGAAGGGTGACCCGTTCAACGTCACACTCACACAATCTCAGGGAAAAAGCCGTTCAAAATAATCAGACACATATGTCACAAAACTGTCACGCATCGCGTCTTCCAGGCGCTTCGCTGCTGTCTTTTGAGCTACATTTAAATCAGCCCGTGACATAGGTCCTAGCACTCTTGTTGCGGGGCACTTCGATCCCCCATCCCCACACGGGAAGGTCCCATCATGACCCTCGCGCAAACAGCGCTCGACGCGGTCACCGTCGGACGATGGCAGTTCGGTGTTACCACCGTCTACCACTTCGTCCTCGTACCGCTGACGATCGGCCTGTCCCTGCTGGTCGCCATCATGCAAACCGCGTGGCACCGCACCGGCAAGGAATACTGGCTGCAAGCAACCCGTTTCTTCGGCAAGCTCCTCCTCATCAACTTCGCTCTCGGCGTCGCCACCGGCATCGTGCAGGAGTTCCAGTTCGGCATGAACTGGTCCGAGTACTCCCGCTTCGTCGGCGACATCTTTGGCGCCCCTCTGGCTGTCGAGGCCCTCCTGGCCTTCTTCCTCGAATCCACCTTCCTCGGACTGTGGATCTTCGGCTGGGGCCGCCTCTCCAAGGGCATCCACCTGGCGACCATCTGGTGCGTCGCCCTGGGCACCATGTTCTCCGCGGCCTGGATTCTTGCGGCCAACGCGTGGATGCAGCACCCCGTGGGCGCCCGCTTCAACCCCGAAACCGGCCGCGCCGAGCTCGACGGCGCCGGCGGCTTCCTCAAGCTCATCACCTCGGGCGTCTACCTGTCCGAGTACTCCCACGTCATCACCTCCGCGTGGCTGGTTGCCGGTTCCTTCGTGGCCGGAATCGCGATCTGGTGGATGGTGCGCGCTTCCCGTGAGGGCAGCGACGAGGCCGTGGCACAGGCACGCGACGTGTGGCGTCCCATCGCCCGCTTCGGTCTGATCGTCGTCCTCATCGGCGGCCTCGGCACCGTCGCCTCCGGCCACATCCAGGGCCAGGAGATGGTCGAGGCCCAGCCCATGAAGATGGCCGCAGCAGAAGGCATCTGCATGGACACCGACGGCGCCGCATTTACCGTCGCCCAGTTCGGGTCCTGCCCCCTCGGTGAGGACGGCACGCAGCCGACCCAGTTCATCAAGGTCCCGGGTGTCGCCTCCTTCATGTCCCACAACTCCTTCTCCGCAACCTCCGAGGGCGTCGCCGACGTCCAGGAGCGCATGGTGGAGCTGCTCAACTCCGACCCGAATTTCACCGCCAAGTACGGCGATGCTTCGCAGTATGACTTCCGTCCGCCGCAGATGGTGACCTTCTGGTCCTTCCGCTTCATGATCGGCCTGGGCATGGTGGCCTTCCTGCTGGCGGCGTGGGGCCTGTGGGCCACCCGCGGTGGTCGGGCCTCGTCCAACCAGTGGCTGAGCCGCCTCGCGCTCCTCAACCTGCCGCTGCCCTTCCTGGCGGCCTCCTTCGGCTGGATCTTCACCGAGATGGGTCGCCAGCCGTGGGTCGTCGTCCCGAACCTGCAGGCGCTGTCCGCAGGCTCCGACCTGGGTTCCGTCAACATGATGACCGACATGGGTATCTCCCCCAACGTTCCCGCTGGCCAGATGCTCACCTCGCTCATCCTGTTCACCCTGCTGTACGGCGTCCTCGGCGTCATGTGGTACATCCTCATGAAGCGCTACGCCGTCGAGGGCATCCACTCGTCGAAGGCCGACAAGGCTGAGGACGAGACACCGACCGACCTGTCCTTCGGATACTGAGAGGAACACCGATCATGACTCTGTCTATCCTGTGGTTCGTTCTCATCGCCGTTCTGTGGACGGTCTACCTGATCCTCGAGGGCTTCGACTTCGGCGTCGGCATGCTCCTCCCCTTCGTCGCCAAGGGCGACCGTGAGCGCACCCAGACCGTGCGCACGATCGGCCCCCACTGGGACGGCAACGAGGTGTGGCTGCTCACCGCCGGAGGCGCGACTTTCGCCGCGTTCCCCGAGTGGTACGCGACCATGTTCTCGGGCATGTATCTCGCCCTGTTCCTGATCCTCGTCTGCCTGATCGTGCGCGTCATGGCGCTCGAGTGGCGCTCCAAGGTCGCCACCGAGAAGTGGCGTCACGCCTGGGACTGGGCGCACACGATCAGCGCGTGGCTCGTCCCGATCCTGCTGGGCGTCGCTTTCGCGAACTTCGTCCAGGGTATGCGCATTGAGGTCGTTGACGTGGCCACCGGCACCGTTATCGACCCGACGCTGGTCAACCAGTCGCTGGCAACCGCGACGCACCAGCTGACTGGCGGTTTCTTCTCGCTGCTCACGCCCTACACCATCCTGGGTGGTCTGGCCGTTATGGCCGTGTGCCTGGCGCACGGCGCGCAGTTCCTGGCGCTGAAGACGACGGGCGAGGTCCGCGACCGCGCCAACGCGATTGCCGCACCCGCGACGATCGCCGCGACCGTCCTGGCCGCCGCGTGGCTGATGTGGGGCCAGTTCGCCTACACGACGAACGTTCTGGCATGGATCCCGCTCGTCGTCGCCGCCCTGGCGATCATCGCCTCGACCGCCCTGTCGCAGGCGTCGCTGCGCCGCGAGGGCTTGTCCTTCGTGGCTTCCTCCGTGGCGATCGCCGCCACGGTGGCTTGGGTGTTCGCGTCGATGGCTCCCGCCGTCCAGAAGTCCTCGATCAACCCGGCATATTCGCTGACGATTGATCAGGCCTCCTCTTCGGACGCGACGCTGACCGTCATGACGATCGTGACCGTCTGCCTCCTGCCCATCGTTCTGGCCTACATCGCCTGGTCCTACTGGACTTTCCGTGGCCGCGTGGGCACTGAGGACGTGACCACCCGGACGGGTCTGCTCATGAAGAAGATCCGCCTGGGCGAGAACTTCCTCGCCGGCTGATTCTCTGCCGAGCTGCGCCCGGTTCCCCCCTCGGGGAGCCGGGCGCAGTCGTATTCCCACCGGGGACGAGGCCGGGGACCTTCGACCCATGACGTGCACTTTTGGGGCACAATAGTATCCGTGCGTCCCTTTGATCCTCGCTTACTGCGCTACGCCCGTTCGGCTCGCGGTCCCATCGCGCTGACGGCGCTCCTGGGTACGATCACGGCCCTGCTGGTGCTGGCCCAGGCTCTGCTGATTTCCGCCGCCCTCTCCCCCGTCGTGTCGGGGACGGCGTCACTGGGCGACGTGGCGAGTGTTATCGCCGGCATCGGGGCGGTGTTCGCGTGCCGCGCCCTGGTTGTCGCCGGGCGCGAGGCGATCGCCGCGCGCGCCGCCACCAGGGCCGTTACCGAGCTACGCAGGCGGGTGATCGACGCCTCCATCGCCCTCGGTCCGCGGTGGAGGGCAACCAACGGCGCCCAGACGGCGACGCTCCTGGCCACGGGACTGGAGGACTTGCGCCCCTACTTCGTTTCCTTCCTCCCTCAGCTGGTGCTCGTGTGCACGGTGACGCCCGCGGCCCTGGGGGTCATTCTCCTCCTGGACTTCTGGTCGGCACTCATCGCCCTCCTCGTCGTCCCGCTCATCCCCATCTTCATGATCCTCATCGGCCGCTTCACTCAGGCCGCCTCCGAGGACAAGCTGGAGTCCATGAAACGTCTGACCGCCCAGCTTCTGGACCTCATGTCGGGCCTGCCCACCCTGCGGGCTCTGGGCCGGGAGAAGGGCCCCCGCGCTCACCTGCGCAAGCTCGGGGAGGCCAACACGAAGGCCACGATGGCGACCCTGCGCGTCGCCTTCCTGTCGGGCGGCGTCCTGGAGTTTCTGACGACCCTGTCGGTCGCGCTCGTCGCCGTCGAGGTCGGTATGCGCCTGGTTTTCGGCGATATCTCTCTCTTCCACGGTCTGGCCGTCATCATGCTGGCCCCCGAGGTCTTCGAGCCTCTGCGCCAGGTCGGCGCCCAGTTCCACGCGTCGGCCAACGGCGTGACCGCCTCGCGCGCCGCCTTCGACATCATCGAGCAGGCGCAGGACGTAGCCGCCCCCGGCACGTCCCCTAGCCCCGACATGTCCACGACGGCGATCGTCCTGGACGGCGTCGGCGTGCGCGCACGGGGAGCCTGGGGCCCTGCCCCCACCGACGGGGTCATCCGGCCCGGCACGATCACGGCCCTCGCGGGCCCCTCCGGCGCGGGCAAGTCCACGCTCGTCGCCTGCCTGCTCGCCGACGTGGCGCCCGACGCCGGGCGCATCGTCCTGAGGCCCCAGGCCTCGAACCCGCGCGGCGACGACCTGGCCCTCACCGACGTCGACCCCGTGTCCTGGCGCTCCGGCCTCTCCTGGGTCCCCCAGTCCCCCACCCTGATCCCGGGTTCGATCCTGGACAACATGGCAGGTCTGCCGCTGGCCGACCTGGAGGAGGCCGCGCGCGCCACCGGCTTCGACGCCGTCCTGGCCACCGCACCCCACGGGTGGGACAGCACGATCGGCTCCGGCGGGGTCGGATTGTCCGTCGGCCAGCGCCAACGCCTGGCGCTCACGCGCGCGCTCGCCGCGCGCTCCCGCGTCGTCATCCTGGACGAGCCGACCGCGCACCTCGACGCCGTCAGCGAGGAGACAGTCGTGCGAGCTATCACCACGATGCGCGAGGAGGGCCGCACGGTCATCGTCATCGCCCACCGCGCCGCCATTATCGGCGTGGCCGACACGATCATCGACGTTGCGTCCGAAGATGAGGAGGCACTGGCATGAGACTCTTCCTGACCCGCTCGGAATCCGCAGCGCTACGCCGGTGCATCTCCATGCTCCAGGTGTCGCGATCGGGCTTTGCCCTCTCGCTACTCCTGGGCGTGGGCGCGCTCGGCTCGGCGATCGCGCTGGGAGGCACCGCGGCGTGGCTCATCGCCCGTGCCTCCCAGCAGCCGCCGGTCCTCTACCTGACCGTCGCGGCCACCTCCGTCCGGCTCTTCGGCGTCTCGCGCGCACTCGCGCGCTACCTGGCGCGCCTGGCCTCCCACCGGGTTGCCCTCGAAGGGATGGACGCGCTGCGCGGCAACCTCTACGACCGCCTGTGCCTCCAGCCCGCCGCCTCGCTGTCGAGTCTGCGACGCGGCGACCTCATGACGCGCGCCGGGGCGGACGTGGACGAGGTCGGCAACGTCGTCGTCAAGACGCTCCTGCCCGCCCTCATCGCCCTCGTCGTCGGCGTGGGCACGGTCGGGGCCGTCTCGTTCATTTCCCCCGCGGCCGGCCTGATCCTTGCCGTGTCCCTCGTCGTCTCGGGCGTCCTCGCTCCCGCGCTCATCGCCCGCTCGGTACGCTTGGCCGAAACCCAGGGGTCGGCCGCACGCGCCGACATCGCGGCCACGAGCCTCGCGGTTCTGGAGGGCGCCACCGAGCTCTCCCTGTCGGGAACGCTCCCTCAGGCACGCGCTTCCCTCCAGCGCGCCGAAGAGGAGCTTGCCGGCGCGATCGGGCGCTCCGCGCAGCTGTCGGCCCTCGCGCGCGGACTCGACGTGGTCGCCATGGGCGCAGCCGTCATCGGCGCGCTCCTCATCGGCATCCCACAGACTACTTCCGGGGCCCTGGCGCAGGTGCTCCTGGCCGTCATCGTTTTGATCCCCCTGTCCTCCTTCGAGGGGGCCGCCGAGCTCGCTCCGGCCGCCGCCCAACTGGTGCGCAGCGCACAGGCAGCGACGCGCATCTGCGCGCTCATCAGCGAGGAAACCCCCGAGGCTACGCACAAAATCCCCGGCGGAGAGCCCGTCATCGAGGCGCGCGACCTGTCGATCGGCTGGCCGGAAGGCCCGACCCTGGCCACCGGCATCTCGCTCACGCTGCGCCCCGGCTCCTCCCTCGCCATCGTGGGCGCCTCCGGCATCGGCAAGACCACCCTGCTCGCAACGCTCACCGGCATCATCCCGCCCAAGGAGGGCCAGGCCCTCATCAACGGCGTCCCCGCGTGGGGCGCGGATCGCGACCAGGTCACGTCCCTCATCACGATGACCGCCGAAGACGCCCACGTCTTCGCGACCTCCATCTTCGAAAACCTGCGCGTCGCCCGAGCCTCCCTCACGAGGGACGAGGCCGGGCAGCTCCTCGCGCGAGCCGGCCTCCAGGAATGGGTCTCCTCCCTGCCAGACGGCATCGACACGCTCGTCGGATCGGGTGGCACCACCGTGTCCGGCGGCGAACGTCGCCGCCTCCTCATGGCCCGCGCCCTGGCCGCCCCCGCCCCCATCATGACGATCGACGAGGCCTCCGAGCACCTTGACGCGACCACCGCCGACAGGCTCATGGACACCCTCCTGACCCCCTCACCGACGCGCGCTACCCTGGTCGTCACGCACAGGCTCAGCGCCCTCGACAAGGCCGACCACGTCCTCGTACTCGCCGCCCCCCACCCCGGAGCCATTGCAGGCGTCGCCGCGTACGGCACCCACAAGGACGTTCTCGACGCCCTCCCCACCTACCGCCAGGCCCTCGATCAGGAGGAACAATGAGCCCCGATCACACGGACTTCAGGCTGCTCAAGGCGGCCATCGACCTCACCAGCTCGCTCGATCTGAAAAATGGGCTGCAGAACTTCGTCAATCAAGCGTGCGCCCTCACCTCCTCCCCGCACGCCACGATGTGCGTGCTCGATACCTGGGGTGCGACAACCCTGCGGCTCGAGCACCACGACTCCTACCCCGCCCCGCCCGTTCCCGACTCGCTACCGACGGCGATCCCCGTCACCACGCCGCTCCTCGTCAACTCCCCGCAGGACGCGCCCGACATCGACCTGCCCGCCTCCACCCCACCCTTCCTCGGGGTTTCCGTCCTCGTCCACGAGCAGGTCTACGGGCGCCTCTACCTCATGGGAAAGCCCGGAGGCTACACGGATGAGGACGCGGCCGTGGTCGCGGCCCTGGCCCCCGCCGCCGGCATCGCCGTCGAAAACGCGAACCTCTACGCGGACTCCAAGCGCACCGCACGGTGGATCAGCGCCTCACAGTCGCTGACCACGACGATGCTGGAGGGCACGGACGAGGAAGAGGCCCTCGAGCTCATCGCGAAGACGGTGCGCGAGGTCTCCCACGCCGACACCGCGATCATCGTCTTGCAGTCCGTGGGCGACACGTGGGCTGCCGAAATCACCGACGGCAAAAACGCCTCCACCCTGCTCGGCCTGACCTTCCCGCCCGAGGGACGCGCCATGAGCGTCCTGCACGAGGGAACCGGCATGATCGTCGACTCCATGTCGCGCGCCCAGACGATGCGCGTTCCCCAGCTGGCGGCCTTCGGCTCCGCGCTCTACGCTCCCCTGCGTTCCCGCGGCGTCTCCTCCGGCGTCCTCATCCTCCTGCGTCAGATCGGCGCCCCCGAGTTCGACGCCTCCGAGCTCTCACTCGCCGAATCGCTTGCCTCGCAGGCGACGCTCGCCCTCGAGCTCGCCTCCGCCCGCCACGCCCAAGACGTCGCCGCGCTCCTCGACGAGCGCGACCGCATCGGCCGCGACCTCCACGACTTCGCCATCCAGCAGCTCTTCGCGACCGGCATGGCCCTGGACGCCGCCAAGCAGAAAGTTGCACAGGGGCAGGCCGACCCTGCATCCATCGAGTCCCTCATCGACTCCTCCCTCGCGTCCATCGACGAGGCCGTCCGACAGATCCGCACGATCGTCCACAACCTGCGCGAGCGCGACAAGGCCGTCGGCCTCGTCGAGCGCATCCGACGCGAGTCCTCCCTGACGCGCTCAGCCCTGGGTTTCGCGCCCTCCCTCGTCATCACCCTGGA encodes:
- a CDS encoding cytochrome ubiquinol oxidase subunit I; the protein is MTLAQTALDAVTVGRWQFGVTTVYHFVLVPLTIGLSLLVAIMQTAWHRTGKEYWLQATRFFGKLLLINFALGVATGIVQEFQFGMNWSEYSRFVGDIFGAPLAVEALLAFFLESTFLGLWIFGWGRLSKGIHLATIWCVALGTMFSAAWILAANAWMQHPVGARFNPETGRAELDGAGGFLKLITSGVYLSEYSHVITSAWLVAGSFVAGIAIWWMVRASREGSDEAVAQARDVWRPIARFGLIVVLIGGLGTVASGHIQGQEMVEAQPMKMAAAEGICMDTDGAAFTVAQFGSCPLGEDGTQPTQFIKVPGVASFMSHNSFSATSEGVADVQERMVELLNSDPNFTAKYGDASQYDFRPPQMVTFWSFRFMIGLGMVAFLLAAWGLWATRGGRASSNQWLSRLALLNLPLPFLAASFGWIFTEMGRQPWVVVPNLQALSAGSDLGSVNMMTDMGISPNVPAGQMLTSLILFTLLYGVLGVMWYILMKRYAVEGIHSSKADKAEDETPTDLSFGY
- the cydB gene encoding cytochrome d ubiquinol oxidase subunit II; amino-acid sequence: MTLSILWFVLIAVLWTVYLILEGFDFGVGMLLPFVAKGDRERTQTVRTIGPHWDGNEVWLLTAGGATFAAFPEWYATMFSGMYLALFLILVCLIVRVMALEWRSKVATEKWRHAWDWAHTISAWLVPILLGVAFANFVQGMRIEVVDVATGTVIDPTLVNQSLATATHQLTGGFFSLLTPYTILGGLAVMAVCLAHGAQFLALKTTGEVRDRANAIAAPATIAATVLAAAWLMWGQFAYTTNVLAWIPLVVAALAIIASTALSQASLRREGLSFVASSVAIAATVAWVFASMAPAVQKSSINPAYSLTIDQASSSDATLTVMTIVTVCLLPIVLAYIAWSYWTFRGRVGTEDVTTRTGLLMKKIRLGENFLAG
- the cydC gene encoding thiol reductant ABC exporter subunit CydC, with the protein product MRLFLTRSESAALRRCISMLQVSRSGFALSLLLGVGALGSAIALGGTAAWLIARASQQPPVLYLTVAATSVRLFGVSRALARYLARLASHRVALEGMDALRGNLYDRLCLQPAASLSSLRRGDLMTRAGADVDEVGNVVVKTLLPALIALVVGVGTVGAVSFISPAAGLILAVSLVVSGVLAPALIARSVRLAETQGSAARADIAATSLAVLEGATELSLSGTLPQARASLQRAEEELAGAIGRSAQLSALARGLDVVAMGAAVIGALLIGIPQTTSGALAQVLLAVIVLIPLSSFEGAAELAPAAAQLVRSAQAATRICALISEETPEATHKIPGGEPVIEARDLSIGWPEGPTLATGISLTLRPGSSLAIVGASGIGKTTLLATLTGIIPPKEGQALINGVPAWGADRDQVTSLITMTAEDAHVFATSIFENLRVARASLTRDEAGQLLARAGLQEWVSSLPDGIDTLVGSGGTTVSGGERRRLLMARALAAPAPIMTIDEASEHLDATTADRLMDTLLTPSPTRATLVVTHRLSALDKADHVLVLAAPHPGAIAGVAAYGTHKDVLDALPTYRQALDQEEQ
- a CDS encoding Rne/Rng family ribonuclease, whose translation is MTTESHTPVAPAASLLFQAPVFQAAPDVAAPVVVDEPEAKPKRRRASADAESNAPQEEAAPKRRRRSKKADDAAPEDSAPAAETDEAPAESKPRRRRRSKKADEASAPAEESADKAENNSGEAEVSDEEDSSSRRRRRRRARSSSSSAEESTDPADQVQALKGSTRLEAKKMRRREGRREGRRRHSISESEFLARRESVERTMVIRDQDGLDQIAILEDGLLVEHYVARRTQSSMVGNIYLGRVQNVLPSMEAAFVDVGRGRNAVLYAGEVNWDAVGMEGKPRRIESALKSGDPVLVQVTKDPIGHKGARLTSQITLAGRYLVLIPGGSMMGISRKLPDKERARLKKILKAVVPSGSGVIVRTAAEGASEEQIRDDVARLTRQWEDIEKKRTSTKSAPTLLRGEPELAVRVVRDIFNEDFTKLVIEGRDTYATVKEYVDELSPELSDRVEQWVGTEDVFHAHRIDEQLAKGMDRKVWLPSGGTLIIDRTEAMTVIDVNTGKFIGAGGTLEETVTRNNLEAAEEIVRQLRLRDIGGIVIIDFVDMVLESNRDLVLRRLVECLGRDRTRHQVTEITSLGLVQMTRKRVGEGLVEAFSTPCEACEGRGFIVHHHPVETSGGDSSSKMGKGSKKQQKKAEARRVEDNVDHERAKEALSAIAAASSRKEDEASGEQEGAPTKKRKARGASADSAEAAPAEESPTESAPAAPSASETAAADDGATKRPRRRRRVAESAPMPELPVHIDLPEPVAHAEQPGAPIKDASEIQLPEQREKAPATRRRASRKAATASSAEPAQAPAAPSRKEAAEQTAPEAPAPAAPEPPAPRKARKRRAVASTGVVEPDAAPAPIVVDLPARTQTSEPAAPTRSTADIQLPEASDQPRVKRRRRAVSTGIVDAG
- the cydD gene encoding thiol reductant ABC exporter subunit CydD, whose product is MRPFDPRLLRYARSARGPIALTALLGTITALLVLAQALLISAALSPVVSGTASLGDVASVIAGIGAVFACRALVVAGREAIAARAATRAVTELRRRVIDASIALGPRWRATNGAQTATLLATGLEDLRPYFVSFLPQLVLVCTVTPAALGVILLLDFWSALIALLVVPLIPIFMILIGRFTQAASEDKLESMKRLTAQLLDLMSGLPTLRALGREKGPRAHLRKLGEANTKATMATLRVAFLSGGVLEFLTTLSVALVAVEVGMRLVFGDISLFHGLAVIMLAPEVFEPLRQVGAQFHASANGVTASRAAFDIIEQAQDVAAPGTSPSPDMSTTAIVLDGVGVRARGAWGPAPTDGVIRPGTITALAGPSGAGKSTLVACLLADVAPDAGRIVLRPQASNPRGDDLALTDVDPVSWRSGLSWVPQSPTLIPGSILDNMAGLPLADLEEAARATGFDAVLATAPHGWDSTIGSGGVGLSVGQRQRLALTRALAARSRVVILDEPTAHLDAVSEETVVRAITTMREEGRTVIVIAHRAAIIGVADTIIDVASEDEEALA
- a CDS encoding GAF domain-containing sensor histidine kinase, which codes for MSPDHTDFRLLKAAIDLTSSLDLKNGLQNFVNQACALTSSPHATMCVLDTWGATTLRLEHHDSYPAPPVPDSLPTAIPVTTPLLVNSPQDAPDIDLPASTPPFLGVSVLVHEQVYGRLYLMGKPGGYTDEDAAVVAALAPAAGIAVENANLYADSKRTARWISASQSLTTTMLEGTDEEEALELIAKTVREVSHADTAIIVLQSVGDTWAAEITDGKNASTLLGLTFPPEGRAMSVLHEGTGMIVDSMSRAQTMRVPQLAAFGSALYAPLRSRGVSSGVLILLRQIGAPEFDASELSLAESLASQATLALELASARHAQDVAALLDERDRIGRDLHDFAIQQLFATGMALDAAKQKVAQGQADPASIESLIDSSLASIDEAVRQIRTIVHNLRERDKAVGLVERIRRESSLTRSALGFAPSLVITLDGSAINSDLDNELVVIDEFDGRVDPDLSDDVVAIVREGLSNIARHAHATAATVTVDVSGRGKSGRVRIVINDDGRGIDPSRTRNSGLANMAERARRHHGSFDADTGEGGVGTQIRWIAPLED